A stretch of Nonomuraea africana DNA encodes these proteins:
- a CDS encoding ABC transporter permease, with product MATPLETEPAAVQTAAGSGDDRPAYRGTLRYAVTKLGGALLSIGMVIVATFFLFRLIPGDPVIAYTRDVPLSPDQIDLLRKQMGLDKPLMQQFADFVLRTLQFDLGTSYEYKRPVADLIGERFGPTLLLAGVGLVIAVSLGLWQGTRAAWHHGGRLDRFSTGVSLVLWSVPTFWLGLLLLMVLGAGIGPIPGLFPTRGMESVDAPDGFGYVLDVAHHMVLPCLTLVAVVYAQYLLVMRSSLLDEIGQDYVTTARAKGLRDDMVRRRHAIPNALLPTVTLVFIHIGFVVGGAVSVETVYSWPGLGLLFYEAIKGPDFAVMQGTFMVVCVAVIIMNTLADVAYHVLDPRVRSA from the coding sequence TGGCCACTCCGCTCGAAACCGAGCCCGCCGCCGTCCAGACGGCGGCGGGTTCCGGCGATGACCGGCCCGCCTACCGGGGCACGCTCCGCTACGCCGTCACCAAGCTCGGCGGGGCGCTGCTCAGCATCGGCATGGTCATCGTCGCGACGTTCTTCCTGTTCCGCCTGATCCCCGGCGACCCGGTGATCGCCTACACGCGTGACGTGCCGCTCAGTCCTGACCAGATCGACCTGCTGCGCAAGCAGATGGGCCTGGACAAGCCGCTCATGCAGCAGTTCGCCGACTTCGTGCTGCGGACCCTGCAGTTCGACCTCGGCACCTCCTACGAGTACAAGCGGCCCGTCGCCGACCTCATCGGCGAGCGCTTCGGCCCCACGCTGCTGCTCGCGGGCGTCGGCCTGGTCATCGCGGTCAGCCTGGGCCTGTGGCAGGGCACCAGGGCGGCCTGGCACCACGGCGGCCGTCTCGACCGCTTCTCCACGGGCGTCTCGCTCGTGCTGTGGTCGGTGCCGACGTTCTGGCTCGGCCTGCTGCTGCTCATGGTGCTGGGCGCAGGCATCGGCCCGATCCCCGGGCTGTTCCCGACCAGGGGGATGGAGAGCGTCGACGCGCCCGACGGTTTCGGCTACGTGCTCGACGTCGCCCACCACATGGTGCTGCCCTGTCTCACGCTCGTGGCGGTGGTCTACGCGCAGTACCTGCTGGTCATGCGCTCGTCGCTGCTCGACGAGATCGGCCAGGACTACGTCACCACCGCGCGGGCCAAGGGCCTGCGCGACGACATGGTACGGCGGCGCCACGCCATCCCCAACGCCCTGCTGCCCACCGTGACGCTCGTCTTCATCCACATCGGCTTCGTGGTCGGCGGCGCGGTCTCGGTCGAGACGGTCTACTCCTGGCCGGGCCTCGGCCTGCTGTTCTACGAGGCGATCAAGGGACCCGACTTCGCGGTCATGCAGGGCACGTTCATGGTCGTCTGTGTCGCGGTGATCATCATGAACACGCTGGCCGACGTGGCCTACCACGTCCTTGACCCGAGGGTGAGGTCGGCATGA
- a CDS encoding ABC transporter permease yields MSTVTWARRRSALARFWQQYRRQRAGMIGAAVLVIFVVLALITPVITDPTGMDVTKATGAKMAPPSMEFLLGTDESGRSILLMILWGSRVSLLIGFMSALLSMVIGTAVGIAAGHFRGWMSATLMRITDWFLVLPSLVLALVLSAILGGSTSTIILAIGITSWASTARLIRAQTLAVEARPYIERSRALGAGHWHVMTRHVLPNVAPLVLANTTLQVASAIVAESTLAFLGADSGQASWGQLLRGSYDWGAATAGAWWYILAPGLCIVAVVLAFTLCGRAMEAVLNPRLRGVSR; encoded by the coding sequence ATGAGCACCGTGACCTGGGCGCGCAGGCGCTCCGCGCTCGCCAGGTTCTGGCAGCAGTACCGCCGCCAGCGGGCGGGGATGATCGGGGCCGCGGTCCTGGTGATCTTCGTCGTGCTCGCGCTGATCACCCCGGTGATCACCGACCCGACCGGCATGGACGTCACGAAGGCGACGGGCGCCAAGATGGCCCCGCCGAGCATGGAGTTCCTGCTGGGCACCGACGAGTCGGGCCGCTCGATCCTGCTCATGATCCTGTGGGGTTCGCGTGTCTCGCTGCTCATCGGGTTCATGTCCGCGCTGCTCAGCATGGTGATCGGCACCGCGGTCGGCATCGCGGCAGGGCACTTCAGAGGCTGGATGTCGGCGACGCTCATGCGCATCACCGACTGGTTCCTGGTGCTGCCCTCGCTGGTGCTCGCGCTGGTGCTCTCGGCGATCCTCGGCGGCAGCACCTCCACGATCATCCTGGCGATCGGCATCACGTCCTGGGCCTCCACGGCCAGGCTGATCAGGGCCCAGACGCTGGCGGTCGAGGCGAGGCCGTACATCGAGAGGTCTCGTGCGCTGGGCGCCGGGCACTGGCACGTGATGACCCGCCACGTGCTGCCGAACGTCGCGCCGCTCGTCCTCGCCAACACCACCCTGCAGGTGGCCAGCGCGATCGTCGCCGAGTCGACGCTCGCCTTCCTCGGCGCCGACTCGGGTCAGGCGTCGTGGGGTCAGCTGCTGCGCGGATCCTACGACTGGGGCGCGGCCACGGCCGGCGCCTGGTGGTACATCCTCGCCCCCGGTCTCTGCATCGTCGCGGTCGTGCTGGCGTTCACGCTGTGCGGGCGGGCGATGGAGGCCGTGCTCAACCCACGCCTTCGGGGAGTCAGCCGATGA
- a CDS encoding ABC transporter ATP-binding protein, protein MNLLSLEDVSVTYTIASGEVPAVRGVSLELAPGEALGIAGESGSGKSTLAMALLRLLPRDARVEGRILLDGEDVLAMKWGRLRAVRWAEASIVFQGAQHGLNPVRRIGEQIAEPLLVHGLAQPAQARTRVAELLEQVGLPAWRARSYPHELSGGQRQRVMIAMALACSPRLIIADEPTTALDVMVQAQVLTLIKDLIASHGISLITISHDLSVLADMCDRLAVMYAGRVVENGPSHEVFHEARHPYSRALAAAFPTVGDPVSRMAPKGLGGDPPDPMDLPTGCSFHPRCPVALDVCSSLDVELWPAGRPDEGPHTAACVHVRPDLKTGSAAPESSSQESGADDLGGPARGARGEVVAAASLETATRDERAKETS, encoded by the coding sequence ATGAACCTGTTGTCACTCGAAGACGTCTCCGTGACCTACACCATCGCCTCGGGCGAGGTGCCCGCCGTGCGCGGCGTCTCGCTGGAGCTGGCTCCCGGCGAGGCCCTGGGAATCGCGGGGGAGTCGGGCTCGGGCAAGTCGACGCTGGCCATGGCGCTGCTGCGGCTGCTGCCGCGCGACGCCCGCGTCGAGGGCCGCATCCTGCTCGACGGCGAGGACGTGCTGGCCATGAAGTGGGGACGGCTGCGCGCGGTGCGCTGGGCCGAGGCCTCCATCGTGTTCCAGGGCGCGCAGCACGGCCTCAACCCGGTGCGGCGCATCGGCGAGCAGATCGCCGAGCCGTTGCTCGTCCACGGGCTCGCCCAGCCCGCGCAGGCGCGCACGCGCGTGGCCGAGCTGCTGGAGCAGGTCGGGCTGCCGGCCTGGCGGGCGCGGAGCTACCCGCACGAGCTGTCGGGCGGGCAGCGGCAGCGAGTGATGATCGCGATGGCGCTGGCCTGCTCGCCCCGCCTGATCATCGCCGACGAGCCGACGACGGCGCTGGACGTCATGGTCCAGGCCCAGGTCCTGACCCTGATCAAGGATTTGATCGCCTCCCACGGCATCTCCCTGATCACGATTTCTCACGATTTGTCCGTCCTGGCGGATATGTGTGACCGGCTGGCCGTCATGTACGCGGGAAGGGTCGTCGAGAACGGGCCCTCGCACGAGGTGTTCCACGAGGCACGGCACCCCTACAGCCGGGCCCTCGCCGCCGCCTTCCCGACGGTGGGCGACCCCGTCTCCAGGATGGCGCCCAAGGGGCTCGGCGGCGATCCGCCCGACCCGATGGACCTGCCGACGGGGTGCTCGTTCCATCCGCGCTGTCCCGTGGCGCTGGACGTCTGCTCGTCCCTGGACGTGGAGCTGTGGCCGGCCGGCCGTCCTGACGAGGGGCCGCACACCGCCGCCTGCGTCCACGTCCGCCCCGACCTCAAGACCGGATCCGCCGCCCCGGAGTCGTCTTCCCAGGAAAGCGGTGCCGATGATCTCGGGGGACCTGCTCGCGGGGCCCGGGGTGAGGTGGTCGCGGCCGCCTCGCTGGAGACCGCGACACGTGACGAGCGCGCCAAGGAGACCTCATGA
- a CDS encoding ABC transporter ATP-binding protein, translating into MTTPLLQAQDLHVEFTSRGRRARAVDGVNLALGAGEIVALVGESGCGKTTLARTLLGLERPTSGTVLYGGQPLTYTSKALKAYRREAQLVLQDPTGSLNPRHTVYEAVAEGPRIHGLANEEQVVAEALTRAGLRPAERFFLRYPHELSGGQRQRVVIAGALALNPRLLVADEPVASLDASVRGEILALLLKLRAELGLSALVVTHDLGLAWNIADRVAVMYLGRIVESGPVEEVLKEPRHPYTQALLSVLPESPERVVLSGEPPDPTRIPGGCRFHARCQVLASGAAAVAGVDARCRSELLQVLPAVPEAQAACYYADTMTADEAPVG; encoded by the coding sequence ATGACCACCCCCCTCCTGCAAGCGCAGGACCTGCACGTGGAGTTCACCTCCAGGGGCAGGCGCGCCCGAGCCGTCGACGGGGTCAACCTGGCCCTCGGCGCGGGCGAGATCGTGGCCCTGGTCGGCGAGTCCGGCTGCGGCAAGACCACGCTCGCGCGCACGTTGCTCGGCCTGGAGCGCCCCACCAGCGGCACCGTCCTGTACGGCGGGCAGCCCCTGACCTACACCAGCAAGGCGCTCAAGGCCTACCGCAGGGAGGCCCAGCTCGTCCTGCAGGATCCGACGGGTTCGCTGAACCCCAGGCACACCGTCTACGAGGCGGTCGCCGAGGGGCCGCGCATCCACGGCCTGGCCAACGAGGAGCAGGTCGTCGCCGAGGCGCTGACCAGGGCGGGGCTCAGGCCCGCCGAGCGGTTCTTCCTGCGCTACCCGCACGAGCTGTCGGGCGGGCAGCGCCAGCGCGTGGTCATCGCGGGGGCGCTCGCGCTCAACCCGCGCCTGCTCGTCGCCGACGAGCCGGTGGCCTCGCTGGACGCGAGCGTTCGCGGCGAGATCCTGGCCCTGCTGCTGAAGCTCCGTGCGGAGCTCGGCCTGTCGGCCCTGGTCGTCACCCACGACCTCGGCCTGGCCTGGAACATCGCCGACCGGGTGGCGGTGATGTACCTCGGCAGGATCGTGGAGTCGGGCCCGGTCGAGGAGGTGCTGAAGGAGCCGCGGCACCCCTACACGCAGGCGCTGCTGTCGGTGCTCCCCGAGTCGCCCGAACGGGTGGTGCTGAGCGGCGAGCCGCCGGACCCGACGCGCATCCCCGGTGGCTGCCGCTTCCACGCGCGGTGCCAGGTGCTGGCCTCGGGCGCGGCCGCCGTGGCGGGGGTGGACGCCCGGTGCCGGTCGGAGCTGCTCCAGGTGCTGCCCGCGGTACCCGAGGCGCAGGCGGCCTGCTACTACGCCGACACGATGACGGCGGACGAGGCCCCCGTGGGCTGA
- a CDS encoding CPBP family intramembrane glutamic endopeptidase, with the protein MSRSSIMTGVGLAVFVLAYASLVLTGNTVIRQSADPGATGVTLWATLLPPLAAIVLARLVPPRVPPPQPLAGLPGARLARETWLLLAAAVIFPLAVLVVGRGLLYPVAKVAILLVVPLVGFWLIRKDGPAARSIPAPVTWLAPLPAVLAWFLLAEVSPLSPPLTQQLPDPVTLAVGSLITLLTASVLEEIFYRGWLQTRLEARYGTWPGILASSLLFALMHVSHIRPDAIGVGLASVVAAQGLFGLMQGYLWARYRNIWVIILIHVVVNLVYVDLLI; encoded by the coding sequence ATGTCGAGAAGCAGCATCATGACCGGCGTGGGGCTGGCGGTGTTCGTCCTGGCCTACGCGTCGCTGGTCCTCACCGGCAACACGGTGATCCGGCAGTCGGCCGACCCCGGGGCCACGGGTGTCACCCTCTGGGCCACGCTGCTCCCGCCGCTCGCCGCGATCGTTCTGGCTCGCCTGGTGCCGCCGCGCGTGCCGCCGCCACAGCCACTGGCCGGCCTGCCGGGGGCCAGGCTGGCCAGGGAGACCTGGCTGCTCCTGGCGGCGGCCGTTATCTTCCCCCTCGCCGTCCTGGTCGTGGGCCGCGGCCTGCTCTATCCGGTGGCCAAGGTCGCCATCCTGCTGGTGGTGCCGCTGGTGGGGTTCTGGCTGATCAGGAAGGACGGCCCGGCCGCCAGGTCCATCCCGGCGCCGGTGACCTGGCTGGCGCCGCTGCCCGCCGTCCTGGCCTGGTTCCTGCTGGCCGAGGTCAGCCCGCTCTCGCCGCCGCTCACCCAGCAACTGCCCGATCCCGTCACGCTCGCGGTGGGCTCCCTGATCACGCTGCTGACCGCGAGCGTGCTGGAGGAGATCTTCTACCGGGGGTGGCTGCAGACCCGCCTGGAGGCCCGCTACGGCACCTGGCCCGGCATCCTCGCCTCCTCGCTGCTGTTCGCCCTGATGCACGTCAGCCACATCCGTCCCGACGCCATCGGCGTCGGCCTGGCCTCGGTCGTGGCGGCGCAGGGCCTGTTCGGCCTGATGCAGGGCTACCTGTGGGCCCGCTACCGCAACATCTGGGTGATCATCCTGATCCACGTCGTCGTCAACCTGGTCTACGTGGACCTGCTGATCTAG
- a CDS encoding gamma carbonic anhydrase family protein, translating into MLLEHQGQSPTVDPTAYIAPTATLCGDVRVGPGCRVLFGAVLTAEGGPVELGEGCVVMENAVLRGTRQDPLTLGRHVLVGPGAYLTGCAVGDDAFLATGSRVFNGARIGPRAEVRINAVVHLRTTVADDTTVPIGWVAVGDPAELFPPDQHDRIWEVQRELDFPGYVFGLPRAPDGESIMPEVSRRYGRALDRHRTDRIL; encoded by the coding sequence ATGCTGCTCGAACATCAGGGCCAGAGCCCGACCGTCGACCCCACCGCCTACATCGCCCCCACGGCCACGCTCTGCGGCGACGTGCGGGTGGGGCCGGGCTGCCGCGTGCTGTTCGGCGCGGTCCTCACCGCGGAGGGCGGGCCCGTGGAGCTGGGCGAGGGCTGCGTCGTCATGGAGAACGCGGTGCTGCGCGGCACCCGGCAGGACCCGCTGACGCTGGGCAGGCACGTCCTGGTGGGTCCCGGCGCCTACCTCACGGGGTGCGCGGTCGGCGACGACGCCTTCCTCGCGACGGGGAGCAGGGTGTTCAACGGCGCCCGGATCGGCCCGCGGGCGGAGGTGCGGATCAACGCCGTCGTCCACCTGCGCACCACCGTGGCCGACGACACGACGGTGCCGATCGGCTGGGTGGCCGTGGGCGACCCCGCCGAGCTGTTCCCGCCCGACCAGCACGACCGGATCTGGGAGGTGCAGCGGGAGCTCGACTTCCCCGGGTACGTCTTCGGGCTGCCGCGCGCCCCCGACGGCGAGTCGATCATGCCCGAGGTCTCCCGCCGGTACGGCAGGGCCCTCGACCGCCACCGCACCGACCGGATCCTCTGA
- a CDS encoding amidohydrolase, giving the protein MPDLLFTNGTIWTGTETTASLAVSGGRIVPRPSAGATVVDLEGGFLMPSFGDGHAHPLFGGLEAQGPQIKGLTTVAEIVAEVGRYAAENPSLEWIVGGSYDPSLAPLGEFDARWLDEAVPDRPVVLRAYDYHTVWCNTPALERAGIGPSTPDPRLGWILRRPDGSPLGTLREWHACDLVLDLVPAKSLDELVEGLAEASRTMAAAGITWVQDAWVEPPMVAAYLEAARRGALRFRANLAFRADPDTWRAQRAPFSALRTQVAEARTALVTAATVKFFADGVIEGGTAAMLEPYVDVPHSCGMPVWEPDALSEAVTAFDADGFQVHIHAIGDGGVRAALDAVERAVRENPAWDRRPVIAHTQLVDPADLPRFAELGVIANFEPLWAQLDPLQTELTVPRLGPSRADLQYPMETLRALGAPLSFGSDWPVSSHEPLLGIQVATTRQTLDGSGDAWTPGERLSVADALTAYTSGVAYQAFAESDRGALDTGKAADLVWLSADPRAEDPRKLRHITVLGTWLAGERTF; this is encoded by the coding sequence GTGCCTGACCTGCTCTTCACCAACGGAACCATCTGGACGGGAACGGAGACGACCGCCTCGCTGGCCGTCTCTGGCGGAAGGATCGTCCCACGACCGTCCGCCGGCGCCACCGTGGTGGACCTGGAGGGCGGCTTCCTCATGCCGTCCTTCGGCGACGGGCACGCGCACCCGCTGTTCGGCGGCCTTGAGGCACAGGGACCACAGATCAAGGGCCTGACCACGGTGGCCGAGATCGTCGCGGAGGTCGGGCGCTACGCGGCCGAGAATCCCTCGCTGGAGTGGATCGTCGGCGGCAGCTACGACCCCTCCCTCGCCCCCCTCGGCGAGTTCGACGCGCGCTGGCTGGACGAGGCGGTCCCCGACCGGCCCGTGGTGCTGCGCGCCTACGACTACCACACCGTCTGGTGCAACACCCCGGCCCTCGAGCGGGCCGGGATCGGCCCTTCGACGCCCGATCCCCGGCTGGGCTGGATCCTCCGCAGGCCCGACGGCAGCCCGCTCGGCACGCTCAGGGAATGGCACGCCTGCGACCTCGTCCTCGACCTGGTGCCCGCCAAGTCGCTCGACGAACTGGTCGAGGGCCTGGCCGAGGCGAGCAGGACCATGGCGGCCGCGGGCATCACCTGGGTGCAGGACGCCTGGGTCGAGCCGCCCATGGTGGCGGCCTACCTGGAGGCGGCGCGGCGGGGCGCGCTGCGCTTCCGCGCCAACCTCGCCTTCCGCGCCGACCCCGACACCTGGCGGGCCCAGCGGGCCCCCTTCTCCGCGCTGCGCACCCAGGTGGCCGAGGCGCGGACGGCGCTCGTCACCGCCGCCACCGTCAAGTTCTTCGCCGACGGCGTCATCGAGGGCGGCACGGCGGCCATGCTGGAGCCGTACGTGGATGTGCCGCACTCCTGCGGCATGCCCGTCTGGGAGCCGGACGCGCTGTCGGAGGCCGTGACCGCGTTCGACGCCGACGGATTCCAGGTGCACATCCACGCGATCGGCGACGGCGGGGTCAGGGCCGCGCTGGACGCCGTCGAGAGAGCCGTGCGGGAGAACCCCGCGTGGGATCGCCGCCCCGTCATCGCGCACACCCAGCTCGTCGACCCCGCCGACCTGCCCCGCTTCGCCGAGCTGGGAGTGATCGCCAACTTCGAGCCGCTCTGGGCGCAGCTCGACCCGCTGCAGACCGAGCTGACCGTCCCCAGGCTCGGGCCCTCCAGGGCCGACCTGCAGTACCCGATGGAGACGCTGCGCGCGCTCGGCGCCCCGCTCTCGTTCGGCAGCGACTGGCCGGTCAGCTCGCACGAACCGCTGCTCGGCATCCAGGTCGCGACGACCAGGCAGACCCTGGACGGCTCCGGCGACGCGTGGACGCCCGGTGAACGGCTCTCGGTGGCGGACGCGCTCACGGCGTACACCTCGGGAGTGGCCTACCAGGCCTTCGCCGAGTCCGACCGCGGCGCCCTCGACACCGGCAAGGCCGCCGACCTGGTGTGGCTGTCGGCCGACCCGCGCGCGGAGGACCCGCGGAAACTCAGGCACATCACGGTGCTCGGCACCTGGCTGGCCGGCGAGCGTACCTTCTGA
- a CDS encoding APC family permease translates to MSLSRNAIGTADLVFFVVAAAAPLTVMAGVAPLAIGIGGVAAPLGYLLSGVVVGLFAAGFTAMSGHVRNAGAFYAYIGRGLGKATGLGSAYVAVISYNLIGIGLMAAFGVFAASTMSDVFGIDVPWQAWTLLCVAAVGVLGYLKITLSAKVLGVALALEVLILLVFEVAVLVNGGGVSLRPFNPAELFSGGAGGMFVLSIGAFIGFEATAIYAEEARDPQRTVPKATYAAVAFLALFYTFTVWMIINAYGVDKAVEVANGEGGADMVFTATASFAGKWAADAMHLLIVTSCFAAALAFHNASTRYFFALGREGVLPRPLARISAHNGSPYVAVVTQVVLSVLVVVAGILAGSDPYTVIFLWTNGTGIIGVMALQALAALSVVAFFRKDRRGFGAGRVLVAPFSAFVLLAVIIVLVVANFELITGATGTVNALLILPVPLVFALGALLALRIRRREPARYAQLTTEEATRA, encoded by the coding sequence ATGTCTCTGTCACGCAATGCCATCGGCACCGCTGACCTGGTCTTCTTCGTCGTGGCCGCGGCCGCTCCCCTCACCGTCATGGCAGGGGTGGCGCCGCTGGCGATCGGCATCGGCGGCGTCGCCGCCCCGCTCGGCTACCTGCTGTCGGGCGTGGTCGTCGGCCTGTTCGCGGCCGGGTTCACGGCGATGAGCGGGCACGTGCGCAACGCGGGCGCCTTCTACGCCTACATCGGCAGGGGCCTGGGCAAGGCGACGGGCCTCGGCTCGGCGTACGTCGCGGTCATCTCCTACAACCTGATCGGCATCGGGCTGATGGCCGCCTTCGGGGTGTTCGCCGCCTCGACGATGTCCGACGTTTTCGGGATCGACGTGCCGTGGCAGGCGTGGACGCTGCTGTGCGTGGCGGCCGTGGGTGTGCTCGGCTACCTGAAGATCACGCTCAGCGCGAAGGTGCTGGGTGTCGCACTCGCGCTCGAAGTGCTGATCCTGCTGGTCTTCGAGGTGGCGGTGCTGGTCAACGGCGGCGGGGTGTCGCTGCGGCCGTTCAACCCCGCCGAGCTGTTCTCCGGCGGCGCGGGCGGCATGTTCGTGCTGTCGATCGGCGCCTTCATCGGCTTCGAGGCGACCGCGATCTACGCGGAGGAGGCCCGCGACCCCCAGCGGACGGTCCCGAAGGCGACCTACGCCGCGGTGGCCTTCCTCGCGCTCTTCTACACCTTCACGGTCTGGATGATCATCAACGCCTACGGCGTGGACAAGGCCGTCGAGGTGGCGAACGGCGAGGGCGGCGCGGACATGGTCTTCACCGCGACCGCCTCCTTCGCCGGCAAGTGGGCGGCGGACGCGATGCACCTGCTGATCGTGACGAGCTGCTTCGCCGCCGCACTGGCCTTCCACAACGCCTCCACCCGCTACTTCTTCGCCCTCGGCCGCGAAGGCGTGCTGCCCAGGCCGCTCGCCAGGATCTCCGCGCACAACGGCTCGCCGTACGTCGCGGTGGTCACGCAGGTCGTGCTCTCCGTGCTCGTCGTCGTGGCGGGCATCCTCGCCGGATCCGACCCCTACACCGTGATCTTCCTGTGGACGAACGGCACCGGCATCATCGGCGTGATGGCCCTGCAGGCGCTGGCCGCCCTGTCGGTGGTCGCCTTCTTCAGGAAGGACCGCAGGGGCTTCGGCGCCGGACGCGTGCTCGTCGCGCCCTTCTCGGCCTTCGTCCTGCTCGCGGTGATCATCGTCCTCGTCGTGGCCAACTTCGAGCTCATCACGGGGGCGACGGGGACCGTCAACGCGCTGCTCATCCTGCCCGTCCCCCTCGTCTTCGCGCTCGGCGCGCTGCTCGCCCTGCGCATCCGCCGCCGCGAACCCGCCCGTTACGCCCAGCTCACCACGGAGGAAGCCACCCGTGCCTGA
- a CDS encoding TetR/AcrR family transcriptional regulator C-terminal domain-containing protein: MGRPRRPILSREGIFAAALALVDEEGSEALTVTRLARRLGVQAASLYNHVSGREEIVEGVRDLVVAEMDVAALDGEPWQEALAVWARSYLAAFARHPNTAKLLSTTTIRSPGTLAMYERAVALLERAGWPSDQVVAVFTAIESFAIGSALDLAAPSVMIDPSSQELPLLSVALKGTPPERAMSAFELGLAALISGLDERLRRSRQ, translated from the coding sequence ATGGGAAGACCGCGGCGGCCGATCCTGAGCAGGGAGGGCATCTTCGCCGCTGCTCTGGCGCTCGTGGACGAGGAGGGTTCCGAGGCGCTGACCGTGACGCGCCTGGCCAGGAGGCTCGGTGTCCAGGCCGCTTCGCTCTACAACCACGTCTCGGGCCGCGAGGAGATCGTGGAGGGGGTCCGCGACCTGGTCGTGGCGGAGATGGACGTGGCCGCGCTGGACGGGGAGCCGTGGCAGGAGGCGCTCGCCGTCTGGGCCAGGTCGTATCTGGCCGCCTTCGCCCGCCATCCGAACACCGCGAAGCTGCTGTCCACGACCACGATCAGGTCGCCGGGAACGCTGGCGATGTACGAGCGCGCGGTCGCGCTGCTGGAGCGGGCCGGCTGGCCGAGCGATCAGGTGGTGGCGGTGTTCACCGCGATCGAGTCGTTCGCGATCGGGTCCGCGCTCGACCTGGCGGCGCCCAGCGTCATGATCGATCCTTCGTCGCAGGAGTTGCCCCTGCTGTCGGTGGCGCTGAAGGGCACGCCGCCCGAGCGCGCGATGAGCGCCTTCGAGCTGGGGCTCGCGGCGCTCATCAGCGGGCTGGACGAACGTCTGAGACGCTCGCGCCAGTGA
- a CDS encoding maleylpyruvate isomerase N-terminal domain-containing protein, which translates to MAEIRELYLTAAASAVTLLRDQAVAAAWAKPSALTEFSVAGLAGHLAQQIFRVGPTLATEPNGPALPLREHYARSAWVTAGLGHESNVSIRRGGEDAAAEGPDPLVTRAQADLDALAPALRAEPADRVVGLPWAQWSLTLDDFLLTRLMEIVVHSDDLAASVGIPTPDLPQDVIDPVVDLLARLAVHRHGPTAVIRALSRAERAPATISAF; encoded by the coding sequence GTGGCTGAAATCAGGGAGCTGTATCTGACGGCGGCGGCCTCAGCGGTGACGCTGCTTCGCGACCAGGCGGTGGCGGCGGCCTGGGCCAAGCCCAGCGCGCTCACCGAGTTCAGCGTGGCGGGCCTGGCCGGCCACCTCGCTCAGCAGATCTTCAGGGTCGGCCCCACTCTCGCCACCGAGCCGAACGGCCCCGCCCTCCCGCTCAGGGAGCACTACGCCCGCTCCGCCTGGGTCACGGCGGGTCTCGGGCACGAGTCCAACGTGAGCATCAGGCGCGGCGGCGAGGACGCCGCGGCCGAGGGGCCGGACCCGCTGGTGACACGCGCGCAGGCCGACCTCGACGCGCTCGCGCCCGCCCTGCGCGCCGAGCCCGCCGACAGGGTGGTCGGCCTGCCGTGGGCGCAGTGGTCGCTGACGCTCGACGACTTCCTGCTCACCAGGCTCATGGAGATCGTCGTCCACTCCGACGACCTGGCCGCGAGCGTGGGCATCCCGACACCCGACCTGCCGCAGGACGTCATCGACCCGGTGGTCGACCTGCTGGCCCGCCTGGCCGTCCACCGGCACGGGCCGACGGCGGTGATCCGCGCGCTGAGCAGGGCCGAGCGCGCGCCCGCGACGATAAGCGCCTTCTGA
- a CDS encoding DMT family transporter, whose product MNWAYLAMAGLVEVAWSQSIKPTQNFTRPVPTAICLVLMAAAVWLLSKAMDTLPVGTAYAVFTGIGAVGAITLGIVLNDDPVSVGRMAALTLIVGGVVLARVTA is encoded by the coding sequence GTGAACTGGGCCTATCTCGCGATGGCCGGCCTGGTCGAGGTCGCCTGGTCGCAGAGCATCAAGCCGACCCAGAACTTCACCAGGCCGGTGCCGACGGCGATCTGCCTGGTGCTGATGGCGGCGGCCGTCTGGCTGCTGTCGAAGGCGATGGACACGCTGCCCGTCGGCACCGCGTACGCCGTCTTCACCGGGATCGGCGCGGTGGGCGCGATCACGCTGGGCATCGTGCTCAACGACGACCCGGTCAGCGTGGGCCGCATGGCCGCGCTGACGCTGATCGTGGGCGGCGTCGTCCTGGCCAGGGTCACCGCCTGA